In Proteus vulgaris, one DNA window encodes the following:
- a CDS encoding hemagglutinin produces the protein MLFKKLFLFFLLFPSFSYSNVDSTKEKEEIPIIVNIPSISLGDNSNASGNGSIAIGVNSQAKNTHSVAIGHNALATEENTVSFGNTENGQTSRLVNISDGKNNTDAVNLIQTKKMVEKNRITTNNAMNQLKRSISTDINELKTHVNDFDHYYRKRQAEITDSIANLDKKIISLEKKVFAGIASSVAMTNIPYLSHHTLSGGIGISNYRTGTAFAGGIQYKPNNDIAFRLNSSINSEQEIIIGGGLAYGF, from the coding sequence ATGTTATTTAAAAAGTTATTTTTATTCTTTCTATTATTCCCTTCATTTTCGTATTCAAATGTAGACTCAACAAAAGAAAAGGAAGAAATACCTATTATCGTTAATATTCCTAGTATTTCATTAGGTGATAATAGTAATGCTTCAGGTAATGGTTCAATTGCAATAGGAGTCAATAGCCAAGCTAAAAATACACACTCTGTTGCTATTGGTCATAATGCATTAGCAACCGAAGAAAATACGGTTTCATTTGGTAACACTGAAAACGGGCAGACATCGAGATTAGTTAATATTAGTGATGGTAAAAATAATACAGATGCCGTTAATCTTATCCAAACTAAAAAAATGGTAGAAAAAAATAGAATAACAACAAATAATGCCATGAATCAGCTAAAAAGAAGTATTAGTACAGATATTAATGAGCTCAAAACTCATGTTAATGATTTTGATCACTATTACAGGAAAAGACAAGCTGAAATCACAGACTCAATTGCAAATTTAGATAAAAAAATCATCTCATTAGAAAAGAAAGTATTTGCAGGTATTGCTTCATCTGTTGCAATGACGAATATTCCTTATCTTAGCCATCACACCTTAAGTGGAGGAATTGGTATTAGTAACTACCGAACTGGTACAGCTTTTGCTGGGGGAATACAATATAAACCTAATAATGACATTGCATTTAGATTAAACTCTTCAATAAATAGTGAACAAGAAATCATTATCGGTGGAGGATTAGCCTATGGTTTCTAA
- a CDS encoding N-acetyltransferase, with product MHYIFRKMTYKDINSVATLLQANSESQQGGLYGEYPQNKVEAMYQYSINTIIALNQENIVAVVFSFPVTSFSIPPIAQEINRRFPEITQNNWFYGPVCIDKSHRGKSLLKDLYQQICSLHGGHPIAFVNSENIRSLKAHQKLGMEIVKNIEFKGTSWWVIKGQ from the coding sequence ATGCATTATATATTTCGAAAAATGACATATAAAGATATCAACTCAGTAGCAACGTTATTACAGGCGAATTCAGAATCTCAACAAGGCGGATTATATGGCGAATACCCACAAAACAAAGTTGAGGCAATGTACCAATATAGTATAAATACTATTATTGCACTTAATCAAGAAAATATTGTTGCTGTGGTTTTCAGCTTCCCTGTCACATCTTTCTCAATTCCGCCTATTGCTCAAGAAATTAATCGACGCTTCCCAGAAATAACACAAAACAATTGGTTTTACGGCCCTGTTTGTATTGATAAATCGCACCGAGGAAAATCATTATTAAAAGATCTCTACCAGCAGATCTGTTCTTTACATGGCGGGCACCCTATCGCATTTGTTAATAGCGAAAATATTCGCTCACTAAAAGCACATCAAAAGTTAGGCATGGAGATAGTTAAAAATATTGAGTTTAAAGGAACATCTTGGTGGGTCATTAAAGGACAATGA
- a CDS encoding sulfatase-like hydrolase/transferase — protein MTVSRRTFIKGLAASGAAMTISTPVIANSGSTTSNTQSRPENAPNLLIVFPDEMRAHALQFMGEDPSITPNLNKFAKQAKVMTQMASNYPLCSPFRGMFMTGQYPVRNGITGNAHDYGGKVGIDLSPYAKCWSDVLKSLDYSTGYIGKWHLDAPYEPFIESYNNPMEGRYWNEWAAPDRRHGFDFWYSYGTYDLHLKPMYWANDTPRDKPIYIDQWGPEHEADMAIKFLKNENNQFRDNSKPFALVVSMNPPHSPYDQVPKKYLDAYQGKTSKELNTRPNVQWESEYQEGYGPQYFKEYMAMVNGVDEQFGRIVDELEKQGLADNTLVVFFSDHGSCLGSNGQATKNNPYEESMRIPMMFRLPGKIKPGSDDALMSAPDIYPTILGLLGLSEWIPDSVEGSDLSDRVVTGKGDTANSQLYLFIPYGEPSFGKRGVRTKTHTLVIDRQDGQPLKYTLYDNVNDPYQIKNIAKDNMPLIEKLIKEELTPWLEKTGDSWRASEFITATTNKLNKTISTCKEK, from the coding sequence ATGACTGTTTCCCGCAGAACTTTTATCAAAGGGCTCGCAGCCAGCGGTGCAGCAATGACTATTTCTACCCCTGTTATTGCTAATTCAGGAAGCACGACCTCTAACACGCAATCCCGTCCGGAAAACGCCCCTAACCTATTAATTGTTTTTCCTGATGAAATGCGAGCACACGCGTTACAGTTTATGGGAGAAGATCCCTCAATTACACCAAATCTGAATAAATTTGCGAAACAAGCCAAAGTAATGACACAAATGGCTTCAAATTACCCTCTTTGTTCTCCTTTCCGTGGCATGTTTATGACTGGGCAATACCCTGTTCGCAATGGCATTACAGGAAATGCACATGATTATGGTGGCAAAGTAGGTATTGATCTATCTCCTTATGCAAAATGTTGGTCTGATGTTTTAAAATCTCTCGATTACAGCACTGGCTATATTGGCAAATGGCATCTTGATGCACCTTACGAACCATTTATTGAAAGTTACAATAATCCAATGGAAGGTCGTTATTGGAATGAATGGGCAGCTCCTGATAGACGCCATGGTTTTGACTTTTGGTATTCTTATGGCACCTACGATTTACATTTAAAACCTATGTATTGGGCAAACGATACTCCTCGTGATAAACCAATTTACATTGATCAATGGGGACCTGAACATGAAGCTGATATGGCAATCAAGTTTCTCAAAAATGAAAACAATCAATTTAGGGATAATTCAAAACCATTTGCATTAGTGGTTTCAATGAATCCACCTCATTCGCCTTATGACCAAGTACCGAAGAAATACCTCGATGCTTATCAAGGTAAAACATCTAAAGAGCTCAACACTCGCCCGAACGTACAATGGGAAAGTGAATACCAAGAAGGCTATGGGCCTCAATATTTCAAAGAATACATGGCAATGGTCAACGGTGTTGATGAACAATTTGGTCGCATCGTCGATGAATTAGAAAAACAAGGCCTTGCAGATAATACTCTCGTTGTTTTCTTCTCTGATCATGGTAGTTGCTTAGGATCAAATGGACAGGCAACAAAAAATAATCCTTATGAAGAATCCATGCGTATTCCTATGATGTTTCGTTTACCGGGTAAAATTAAACCAGGTTCTGATGATGCACTAATGTCAGCTCCTGATATTTACCCGACAATCTTAGGACTACTTGGTTTATCCGAATGGATACCTGATTCTGTCGAAGGTAGTGATCTTTCAGACCGAGTGGTCACAGGAAAAGGCGACACAGCAAACTCGCAGCTTTATCTTTTTATTCCTTATGGAGAACCTTCATTTGGTAAACGAGGTGTCAGAACCAAAACACATACACTGGTTATCGATAGACAAGATGGTCAACCATTGAAATATACCTTATATGACAATGTGAATGATCCTTATCAAATAAAAAACATTGCCAAAGACAATATGCCTTTAATTGAGAAATTAATTAAAGAAGAACTGACCCCTTGGTTGGAAAAAACAGGAGATTCTTGGCGCGCCTCTGAATTTATTACGGCAACAACCAATAAATTAAATAAAACAATATCGACATGTAAAGAAAAATAA
- a CDS encoding OmpG porin family protein has translation MNKLRIALFLPLLGLGLTSFHSQAANVNAMFSWETADYDTPNNYAGYRVDFNINPEKSNWYFDVGFRQREHDNKNRYQRYDLQGSYRFKLNNGWIQPGLKIRQDLTNYDNGSRLTIDFYESKTNYQFPINKDWVLTGSVLFGLQKKEDKRSNGVTNTDYLGWEIEPGLRYFVTPNINTTVAYFDGGKQAIRHEEYDTKETNHNQQLRMYVNWTTPIGLIVSPSMRKSIFGKIEDRTNKGVYIEKDMTRYTLQMAYQISPQWRVMTEYYNERVENKNDGSKSTQDYFKVSFRATF, from the coding sequence ATGAACAAACTTCGTATTGCTCTTTTCTTACCTCTTCTTGGCTTAGGTTTAACTTCTTTTCATTCTCAGGCAGCTAATGTCAACGCTATGTTTTCTTGGGAAACAGCTGATTACGACACACCCAATAACTATGCCGGTTATCGTGTTGATTTTAATATTAATCCAGAAAAATCTAACTGGTATTTCGATGTCGGCTTTCGTCAACGTGAACATGATAATAAAAACCGCTACCAACGTTATGATTTACAAGGTAGTTATCGTTTTAAATTAAACAATGGTTGGATCCAACCTGGTTTGAAAATCCGCCAAGATCTCACTAATTATGATAACGGCAGTCGCTTAACTATTGATTTTTATGAATCAAAAACCAATTACCAATTTCCAATTAATAAAGATTGGGTTTTAACAGGTAGTGTTTTATTTGGCTTACAAAAGAAAGAAGATAAACGTAGCAATGGCGTCACAAATACGGATTATTTAGGCTGGGAAATTGAACCGGGTCTACGTTATTTTGTTACCCCAAATATTAATACTACTGTTGCTTATTTTGATGGTGGTAAGCAAGCAATACGACATGAAGAATACGACACAAAAGAAACAAACCATAATCAACAATTACGTATGTATGTGAACTGGACAACACCAATAGGATTAATAGTTTCTCCATCAATGCGTAAATCTATTTTTGGGAAAATAGAAGATAGAACAAATAAAGGCGTTTATATCGAAAAAGATATGACACGTTATACCCTACAAATGGCTTATCAAATATCACCTCAATGGCGAGTCATGACGGAATATTATAATGAACGAGTTGAAAATAAAAATGATGGTAGCAAATCGACTCAAGATTATTTCAAAGTTTCATTCCGAGCAACATTCTAA
- a CDS encoding autotransporter outer membrane beta-barrel domain-containing protein: protein MKNKKLLFLSAAILSAIYGSAWATECDPTLNICETVNVNDGNTAQINKDVTVSQGDGVVFNGSSTEYKAQAITKNITVTGDGANGLKINQGASFSSNINLNGANVTSENGTAILVEGDFPKRGTGVYVRDGAIIRGKTAAIDFRTLKTGFRSDVNGEIHGDILGNGHADTKINFAYQGGAQNALFDGYQITGVPLIENHGNLTIQGKDKTIHWEGNFMNKENSQLIFRLDDNTNTDETILHVDGDVTFKKGSQAKLDFKGTSVDNIINKDIVLISSNSAIKDEAGITVTDANAIAPDVSPLLEKTDSWLETTPPNISGGVSGNQLVARYGISYEGGNNFISAAERGGVNENGLAAANFIIPTVLNEFNNTRSQVSDEALSLLVAAGNDDNNIATLSNDLAPIADGSDIQAGLIMVEDMRNNIAHRYLRYDNQLPIEEREAGWNSWANILYGYGTQSNQGGINGYNTYRTGIQIGTDYEINQDALIGVSFAYNYAKADAKQRNASKEISHFEFMPYTGWYSDTLFLSGNLNIGYYTVDSERDIGGNTGWEGNTKAKGDYSGVQLGYQINAGTHFDFDFIHIKPMLTYQYQWLNIDSWEETGSALSMRTYGQRYAVNQLGGSVALWNSYQTAYGKLTPSLNLRYFKDIAGDNNINQRHSLTYFNTGGETFDIKGNTVGGDIISAELGANLDITQSLNLGTTIGYQRYDKFNEGRIGFTVSQRF from the coding sequence GTGAAAAATAAAAAATTGTTATTTTTGAGCGCGGCTATTTTATCAGCTATTTATGGTTCGGCATGGGCGACAGAATGTGATCCCACTTTAAATATCTGTGAAACAGTTAATGTTAATGACGGTAATACGGCTCAAATAAATAAAGATGTCACTGTTTCTCAAGGTGATGGCGTTGTATTTAATGGCTCATCAACAGAATATAAAGCTCAAGCAATTACAAAAAATATTACTGTCACTGGTGATGGTGCAAATGGCCTCAAGATAAATCAAGGTGCTTCTTTTAGCAGTAATATCAACTTAAATGGCGCTAACGTAACCAGTGAAAATGGTACAGCCATATTGGTTGAAGGCGATTTCCCTAAACGAGGTACTGGCGTTTATGTAAGAGACGGTGCCATTATTCGTGGAAAAACTGCAGCCATTGATTTTAGAACACTAAAAACAGGTTTTAGAAGTGATGTAAATGGTGAGATCCACGGCGATATATTAGGAAATGGTCACGCAGATACTAAAATAAATTTTGCATATCAAGGTGGTGCTCAAAATGCTTTATTTGATGGATATCAAATCACGGGTGTTCCATTAATTGAAAACCATGGCAATTTAACTATCCAAGGAAAAGATAAAACGATTCATTGGGAAGGTAATTTCATGAATAAGGAAAATAGCCAGTTAATTTTCCGTCTTGATGATAATACCAATACTGATGAAACTATTCTTCATGTTGACGGTGATGTTACTTTTAAAAAAGGTAGCCAAGCTAAATTGGATTTTAAAGGCACCAGTGTCGATAACATTATAAATAAAGATATTGTTTTGATCTCTTCCAATTCAGCGATTAAAGATGAAGCTGGAATTACGGTTACTGACGCCAATGCCATAGCACCAGATGTATCTCCATTATTAGAAAAAACAGATTCATGGTTAGAGACTACACCGCCTAATATTAGTGGTGGTGTTAGCGGTAATCAATTAGTTGCACGTTATGGTATTAGCTACGAAGGTGGTAATAATTTTATTAGTGCTGCTGAACGTGGTGGCGTCAATGAAAATGGATTAGCGGCAGCTAATTTTATTATTCCAACTGTTTTAAATGAATTTAACAATACACGTAGTCAAGTTTCAGATGAGGCTTTGAGTTTATTAGTTGCTGCTGGAAATGACGATAATAATATTGCCACATTATCAAATGATTTAGCCCCTATTGCTGATGGCAGTGATATTCAAGCGGGATTAATCATGGTTGAAGATATGCGCAATAATATTGCACACCGCTATTTACGCTATGATAACCAATTGCCAATTGAAGAAAGAGAAGCTGGCTGGAACAGTTGGGCCAATATACTGTATGGTTATGGCACACAAAGCAATCAAGGTGGAATTAACGGTTACAACACTTATCGTACTGGTATTCAAATCGGTACTGATTATGAAATTAATCAAGATGCTCTTATCGGTGTTTCATTTGCTTATAACTATGCCAAGGCTGACGCAAAACAACGTAACGCAAGCAAAGAAATTAGCCATTTTGAATTTATGCCTTACACCGGTTGGTATAGTGACACATTATTCCTAAGCGGTAATCTAAATATTGGTTATTACACTGTCGATAGTGAGCGAGATATTGGTGGCAATACTGGATGGGAAGGAAATACCAAAGCAAAAGGTGATTATTCAGGTGTGCAATTAGGTTATCAAATTAATGCTGGAACTCATTTTGATTTTGATTTCATCCATATTAAACCGATGCTGACTTACCAATATCAATGGCTCAATATTGACTCTTGGGAAGAAACAGGCTCTGCCTTATCTATGCGTACTTATGGCCAACGCTATGCTGTTAATCAATTAGGTGGCTCAGTTGCTTTATGGAATAGCTATCAGACTGCTTATGGAAAATTAACCCCATCTCTTAACCTTCGTTATTTCAAAGATATCGCAGGTGACAATAATATTAATCAACGCCACAGTTTGACTTATTTTAATACTGGAGGAGAGACCTTTGATATTAAAGGAAATACTGTTGGTGGTGACATTATTAGTGCGGAATTAGGTGCCAATCTCGATATCACTCAATCATTAAATTTAGGCACAACAATCGGCTATCAGCGTTATGACAAATTTAATGAAGGACGCATTGGTTTCACTGTTAGCCAGCGTTTCTAA